One part of the Saccharomyces mikatae IFO 1815 strain IFO1815 genome assembly, chromosome: 1 genome encodes these proteins:
- the SMKI01G0010 gene encoding uncharacterized protein — MPKGLGPAPEPPSEIGRLRVLSKTAGIGVSPLVLGATTSSDFLDSMNKKRAFKLLDAFNEAGGNFIDAANNYENEQWDEWIGEWMESRKLRDKIVICTKYAGDYKRCEAAQGKSANYCGYHQPSLRVSVRDSLHKLKTDWIDILYVQWCDYMGSIEEAMDSLHILVQQGKVLYLGVCDAPAWVVSAANYYASSHGKTPFSVYQGKWNVLNRDFEREILPMARHFGMALVPWDVMWGGRFQSKKTMEKRERRGKDVRTFLGSPKQTDVEVKISEALSKVAQEHGTEFIAAIAIAYVRAKAKNVFPLVGGRKVEHLKQKIEALSIKLTPEQMEYLESIVPFDIGFPNTFIKLNTLTQKYDTSNV; from the coding sequence ATGCCTAAAGGTTTGGGGCCCGCACCTGAGCCACCTAGCGAGATAGGACGTCTTAGAGTTCTTTCTAAGACTGCAGGTATTGGAGTATCACCGTTAGTCTTGGGAGCAACCACATCGTCGGATTTTTTGGACTCAATGAACAAGAAGCGCGCGTTTAAGTTGCTTGATGCTTTTAACGAAGCAGGCGGAAATTTCATTGATGCTGCAAATAACTATGAAAACGAGCAGTGGGATGAGTGGATTGGTGAGTGGATGGAGTCAAGAAAACTGCGTGACAAAATTGTTATATGTACCAAGTATGCTGGAGATTACAAGAGGTGTGAAGCAGCTCAGGGTAAAAGCGCCAACTACTGTGGTTATCACCAACCCAGTTTACGTGTGAGTGTAAGAGATTCTCTccacaaattgaaaacagaTTGGattgatattctttatGTTCAGTGGTGTGATTATATGGGTTCCATTGAGGAAGCTATGGACAGTCTGCACATCCTTGTGCAGCAGGGTAAAGTTCTCTACTTGGGCGTGTGTGATGCACCTGCGTGGGTTGTCTCTGCAGCAAATTACTACGCTAGTTCTCACGGGAAAACTCCGTTCAGTGTCTATCAAGGCAAGTGGAATGTGCTAAACAGGGATTTTGAACGTGAAATACTACCAATGGCCAGGCATTTTGGTATGGCTCTGGTTCCATGGGATGTTATGTGGGGCGGAAGATTTCAGAGTAAAAAGACAATGGAAAAGCGGGAGAGGAGAGGAAAGGATGTGCGTACTTTTCTTGGCAGCCCAAAACAGACAGATGTTGAGGTTAAAATCAGTGAGGCATTGTCAAAGGTAGCTCAGGAACATGGCACTGAATTTATTGCTGCTATTGCAATTGCCTATGTCCGTGCTAAAGCAAAAAATGTTTTCCCGCTAGtaggaggaagaaaagttgaacacttgaaacagaaaattGAGGCTCTGAGTATCAAGTTGACACCAGAACAGATGGAATATCTGGAAAGCATTGTTCCTTTTGACATTGGATTTCCCAACACGTTTATCAAATTGAATACATTAACTCAAAAGTATGATACGAGTAATGTTTGA
- the SMKI01G0020 gene encoding uncharacterized protein, whose product MEKTLSRRSRLRLVCLQCKQIKRKCDKVRPVCSRCQQHSLECKYEDSADLSSNAAASGLASLKTSHKSNSEYQLGLKWPTFRCSLQVPEGVINTTLSIWHAEDMLVIVGQVTFLDYPFAAHGLSQHDQYVRALCASLYGMTLMDFSNYANGIPFEDSSRSILGPLSFIEKAILRRIEHSKLFRVQPTALGMLYNGCSIEEDNSVAFLSSLVVEIEGVLAQKKDCEILLKCFYENIYPFYPFMDIGLFENDLSTLLLQDDDSHWKINTEEKHVRKKVETLSLLTVIMAMALKHSTLDADLLSMVKANTSETSTKLTRLCHRLLCLLDVFRYPNENTFTCLLYFYVSEHLDPESPDCVLSHTNLLTLNHLSNLSITLGLQYEPSKYKRFKDSSLMRHRRMLWLGIQSLKFQISLAEGDSDRSNGEYMEPFLANFEEVEAAASEDEESLVGELNVRLHDVTWNKYRLHIILSKLVSSCTSIIRHPQLFEVLENIKRLEGFLSDNFAAGLIYQPLQGNELNTIKLGRDTLLNTKDVEKTEIFLTNIVGRVCIFNILDVLSLYFEKKCIVHWEEYEKNYHFLTSRGFGVYLELAGLVSDYLDTRFEKNIPQQHGYIIDKQICFILVRIWMFQCRILLRCSYKQESLEKLSPSSAPTDSREKENEITYVLARLIQHVRNQMAHLVDLAREKLQDSYFCAYQTVPIFKYIVYLVDVGSLVSASNELWEKVTGEGEIPQKVQQAVRLKWGLDCNNSKRIKQNLTNSQSLESFNKILLCQMEEAVLSSSFGRKSNAAMSGNIAEEIFNISEEEALNQLLENGNFDAFWELLGENLTDMPSL is encoded by the coding sequence ATGGAGAAAACCTTGTCTAGAAGATCCAGACTGCGACTGGTTTGTCTACAATGTAAGCAAATCAAACGGAAGTGCGACAAAGTACGGCCTGTTTGCTCACGATGCCAGCAACATTCATTAGAATGTAAATATGAAGACAGCGCAGATCTATCTTCCAATGCCGCAGCAAGCGGCTTAGCCAGCCTCAAGACTTCTCATAAATCAAATAGTGAATACCAGTTGGGACTCAAATGGCCAACCTTCAGATGCTCATTGCAAGTACCAGAAGGTGTTATTAATACAACGTTGTCGATATGGCATGCGGAAGATATGCTTGTCATTGTTGGGCAAGTAACATTTTTAGATTATCCGTTTGCTGCGCATGGTCTGTCTCAACATGATCAATATGTCAGAGCGCTCTGTGCCTCGCTGTATGGCATGACACTCATGGACTTTAGCAACTATGCCAATGGTATTCCTTTCGAGGACTCCTCAAGGAGTATACTAGGCCCATTGTCgtttattgaaaaggcTATTTTACGACGAATAGAACACAGTAAGCTATTTCGAGTTCAACCTACCGCCCTAGGGATGTTGTACAATGGGTGctcaattgaagaagataattCAGTAGCTTTTCTGTCCTCACTCGTTGTTGAAATCGAAGGCGTGTTGGCGCAGAAGAAGGACTGTGAAATACTGCTAAAGTGCTTCTACGAGAATATATACCCTTTCTATCCCTTTATGGACATTGGACTCTTCGAGAATGACCTCAGTACATTGCTTCTGCAAGATGACGATAGTCACTGGAAAATCAacactgaagaaaaacatgtGCGAAAAAAAGTGGAAACCTTGTCGTTACTCACAGTGATCATGGCTATGGCTCTGAAGCATTCAACGTTGGATGCCGATCTTCTTTCAATGGTGAAAGCAAATACCTCTGAAACTTCCACGAAACTGACCCGTTTATGTCACAGACTGCTATGCCTGCTGGATGTGTTTCGTTatccaaatgaaaatacatTCACCTGCCTTTTATATTTCTATGTTTCAGAACATTTGGATCCTGAAAGTCCTGATTGTGTACTGAGTCACACCAACCTGCTTACTCTCAACCATCTCTCAAACTTGTCCATAACACTGGGTCTTCAGTATGAGCCTTCAAAGTACAAACGCTTCAAGGACTCGTCACTGATGAGACATAGGCGCATGCTATGGTTAGGAATCCAGTCATTAAAGTTCCAAATTTCGCTTGCTGAaggtgatagtgatagaTCGAATGGTGAGTATATGGAACCATTTCTAGCGAATTTCGAGGAGGTGGAAGCAGCTGCTtcagaggatgaagaaagtcTTGTGGGTGAATTGAACGTGCGACTGCATGACGTCACGTGGAACAAGTACAGATTGCACATCATTCTGAGCAAATTAGTGTCGAGTTGCACTTCGATTATACGGCATCCGCaactttttgaagttttggAGAATATCAAAAGATTGGAAGGTTTCTTGAGTGATAATTTTGCCGCAGGGTTAATATACCAGCCTCTTCAAGGAAATGAATTGAATACGATAAAGCTTGGCAGAGACACATTACTTAATACCAAGGATGTGGAGAAGACTGAAATATTCCTGACCAATATTGTGGGGCGTGTATGCatttttaatattcttGATGTGCTCTCATTGTATTTTGAGAAGAAGTGTATTGTACATTGggaagaatatgaaaagaacTACCATTTTCTTACCTCGAGAGGGTTTGGTGTGTACTTGGAACTGGCGGGCTTGGTATCTGACTACCTTGATActagatttgaaaagaacattCCACAGCAGCATGGCTACATTATCGACAAACAGATATGCTTTATTCTTGTAAGGATATGGATGTTTCAATGCCGTATTTTGTTGAGGTGTTCCTACAAACAAGAGAGCCTAGAAAAGCTGTCGCCTTCTAGTGCACCTACTGATAGCcgagagaaagaaaatgagatTACTTACGTTTTGGCAAGACTTATTCAACATGTTCGTAACCAAATGGCGCATTTAGTGGATCTAGCCAGAGAAAAGCTTCAGGATAGTTACTTTTGCGCTTACCAAACTGTTCCcatttttaaatatatTGTGTATTTGGTTGATGTGGGCAGTCTAGTATCTGCGTCAAACGAGCTTTGGGAAAAGGTAACCGGTGAAGGTGAAATACCGCAAAAAGTACAACAAGCCGTGAGATTGAAATGGGGATTGGACTGTAACAATTCAAAGAGGATCAAACAGAATTTAACCAACAGCCAGAGCTTGGAAAGTTTCAACAAAATCCTGTTATGTCAAATGGAGGAGGCAGTTCTTTCCAGCtcctttggaagaaaatcaaaCGCCGCCATGTCCGGAAACATagctgaagaaattttcaatatcagtGAGGAAGAGGCTTTGAATCAGCTGTTGGAAAACGGTAATTTTGATGCGTTTTGGGAGTTGTTGGGCGAAAATCTGACCGATATGCCCTCTTTGTAA